A part of Plasmodium sp. gorilla clade G2 genome assembly, chromosome: 8 genomic DNA contains:
- a CDS encoding RNA-binding protein, putative, protein MSLTNSSKIFIGSIPKDVTEEELKTEAAKYGTITQVYYVPATAQSPRGWAFITYEQRSEAYKAIEALDYKCIFPNSQRPLDVRFASYKYNNTNDAQGGNKNVWQKHVTTDGHPYYYNSVTGHSQWEKPKEMSATNFPGKGSAPSFGPPGANVFVFHLPSHWTDMELYQHFQHFGYVVSARIQRDANGRNKGYGFVSFNNPESALNAIKGMHGFYVSGKHLKVQLKKGEEHYVQMNTPAQPQLTPAQPYSVQQPIIGNHQPYMTHLMYGGMDSPNQMRYNTYSISR, encoded by the exons atgtcaTTAACAAATTCaagtaaaatttttattggAAGTATACCTAAAGATGTAACGGAG GAAGAACTAAAAACTGAGGCAGCAAAGTATGGTACCATAACACAAGTTTATTACGTACCAGCTACGGCTCAGAGTCCAAGAGGATGGGCATTTATTACATACGAGCAAAGGTCTGAAGCATATAAAGCAATTGAAGCTTTAGActataaatgtatttttcCAAATAGCCAAAGACCATTAGATGTAAGATTTGCaagttataaatataataatacaaatgatgcTCAAGgaggaaataaaaatgtatggCAAAAACATGTAACAACAGATGgtcatccatattattataattcagTAACAGGACATTCACAATGGGAAAAACCAAAAGAAATGTCCGCAACAAATTTTCCAGGGAAGGGTTCAGCACCCTCCTTTGGACCACCAGGTGCaaatgtttttgtttttcatttACCATCTCACTGGACAGACATGGAGTTATAtcaa CACTTTCAACACTTTGGCTATGTTGTAAGCGCACGAATTCAACGAGATGCCAATGGAAGAAATAAAGGATATGGATTTGTAAGTTTTAATAATCCTGAGTCAGCCTTAAATGCAATAAAAGGTATGCATGGATTTTATGTATCAGGAAAGCATTTAAAGGTTCAACTAAAAAAAGGGGAAGAACATTATGTACAAATGAATACACCAGCACAACCACAATTAACACCTGCACAACCATATTCAGTTCAACAACCCATAATAGGAAATCATCAACCTTATATGACTCATTTAATGTATGGAGGTATGGATTCTCCAAATCAAATGAGATATAACACATATTCTATAAGTAGatag